Proteins encoded by one window of Nitrospira sp.:
- a CDS encoding PAS domain-containing protein, producing the protein MTIRPPTCVPLLGFLTATTAAVFALDWITPLGFAVFMLYVPICLASLWLGGWRVALVLGILCSLLLVIGLLVSPPGGSFIWSFVNRSVAFFAIWSALWGGKMFAKRSVELERAHASLRQEAEQRTHAEQALRLANEELDARVTQRTAELKTALDRWELVTQATHDGVYDWDLTTRLVVYSSHWKEMHGLDGEGGHETIEQWSARIHPDDRIRVLSHLDDYLAKKRQEFREEYRICRGDRSWMWILDRGIALWDEAGRAVRMVGSEKDITERKQAEAQLRQHQAQLEALTENLLKAQDHERQRIARELHDDITQRLAVLAVEIGSLERSRPSDARLEVHLASLRKTAAQLADDVHNFAYRLHPSLLEHLGLEAAVRDHVDEFRRRSGLDVQYVQRGVPKSLPMDVATCLYRVTQESLQNVLKHAEASKVLIRLLGTAAGVGVCIRDDGMGFDPDATEPRSGGLGLISMEERVRLLKGRFRVQSHLGDGAEVHAWVPWSGMPPDAPDQTGPIERLASPNQ; encoded by the coding sequence ATGACGATACGGCCACCAACCTGCGTGCCTCTGCTTGGATTTCTCACGGCTACCACGGCTGCAGTATTTGCACTCGACTGGATCACGCCGCTCGGCTTTGCCGTCTTCATGCTCTACGTGCCGATTTGTCTCGCCTCTCTCTGGCTCGGAGGCTGGCGGGTTGCGCTCGTCCTCGGCATCCTCTGCTCGCTATTGCTGGTCATCGGTCTGCTGGTCTCTCCGCCGGGAGGATCCTTCATCTGGTCCTTCGTGAACCGGAGCGTGGCCTTCTTCGCCATCTGGTCGGCCCTCTGGGGCGGAAAGATGTTTGCCAAGCGCTCGGTCGAACTGGAGCGCGCCCACGCAAGCCTTCGGCAAGAAGCCGAACAGCGGACACACGCAGAACAGGCGTTGCGCCTCGCCAATGAAGAGCTCGATGCCCGCGTCACCCAGCGCACGGCCGAGCTCAAAACCGCCCTGGATCGCTGGGAGCTTGTGACTCAAGCGACGCATGACGGCGTCTATGATTGGGACTTGACGACCCGGCTCGTCGTCTACTCCTCCCACTGGAAAGAGATGCACGGGCTCGACGGAGAGGGCGGCCATGAGACCATTGAACAGTGGTCGGCACGCATTCACCCCGACGACCGCATCCGTGTCCTTAGCCATCTGGATGACTACCTCGCGAAAAAGCGGCAAGAGTTTCGCGAGGAGTACCGCATTTGTCGCGGAGACAGAAGCTGGATGTGGATCCTAGACCGCGGGATCGCGCTTTGGGACGAAGCGGGCCGGGCCGTTCGCATGGTCGGATCGGAAAAGGACATTACCGAACGGAAACAGGCCGAGGCCCAACTGCGCCAGCATCAGGCGCAACTCGAAGCACTCACCGAAAATCTGCTGAAGGCGCAGGATCACGAGCGGCAACGGATCGCGCGCGAACTGCACGACGACATCACGCAGCGACTCGCGGTCCTTGCCGTGGAGATTGGCTCGCTTGAGCGATCTCGTCCGTCTGACGCGCGACTCGAGGTCCATCTGGCGAGCCTTCGAAAAACCGCCGCCCAACTGGCCGATGACGTGCACAACTTCGCCTACCGGTTGCATCCTTCGCTCCTCGAACACCTGGGCTTGGAGGCGGCGGTCAGAGACCACGTCGATGAGTTCCGGCGCCGTAGCGGATTGGATGTCCAGTACGTGCAGCGGGGCGTTCCCAAGTCCCTTCCGATGGACGTGGCCACATGCCTGTATCGCGTAACCCAAGAGAGTCTGCAAAACGTGCTCAAACATGCCGAGGCCTCGAAGGTGCTGATCCGGTTGCTCGGCACCGCCGCCGGCGTCGGCGTATGTATTCGTGACGACGGAATGGGATTTGATCCGGACGCAACGGAACCCCGCTCAGGCGGACTCGGGCTCATCAGTATGGAAGAGCGGGTGCGGCTGTTGAAGGGTAGGTTTCGTGTCCAGTCGCATCTCGGAGACGGAGCGGAGGTGCACGCATGGGTGCCGTGGTCCGGGATGCCACCTGACGCACCCGATCAAACGGGACCGATCGAACGCCTTGCATCCCCCAATCAGTGA
- a CDS encoding sugar phosphate nucleotidyltransferase: protein MVDQKHGETPVWSIVLAGGEGERVKPLVQRWLGRHRPKQYCAFVGTRSMLQHTVDRAAQISTLRRTVVVAASHHEAELRDQLAGRQVEHLLLQPANCDTAAGVFLPLTYVRARDPKATVVIFPSDHFVYPEARFLRLVRQAIQAAERGADRLVLLGVRPDRLELEYGWIEPAPEQAGENAVEPVRRVQRFLEKPEPARADEAMRNGALWNTLVLAAKAEVLWELGWRCFPEILARFQRLGDAIGGPREAAVLAEIYEGMPLANFSADLLQRMPEAVAVLELDGVLWSDWGKPERIAETLRRIDKQPAFPPYCLERPFAPHPLPLQAEVRWAL from the coding sequence ATGGTCGATCAAAAGCACGGAGAGACGCCGGTGTGGTCCATCGTATTGGCCGGCGGCGAAGGTGAACGGGTTAAGCCCTTGGTGCAGCGATGGCTTGGACGGCACCGTCCGAAGCAATATTGCGCATTCGTGGGCACGCGCTCAATGTTGCAACATACCGTGGACCGCGCCGCCCAGATCAGCACCCTCCGTCGAACGGTTGTGGTCGCGGCGAGCCATCATGAAGCGGAGCTTCGCGATCAATTGGCCGGGCGGCAGGTCGAGCATCTGCTCCTGCAACCGGCCAACTGCGACACGGCAGCCGGCGTCTTTCTCCCTCTCACCTATGTGCGGGCGCGTGATCCGAAGGCGACGGTTGTGATTTTCCCCTCCGATCATTTTGTGTATCCGGAAGCCCGGTTTCTCCGTTTGGTACGGCAAGCCATTCAGGCGGCGGAACGAGGGGCCGATCGCCTGGTACTCCTCGGCGTCCGGCCTGACCGATTGGAGTTGGAGTACGGGTGGATCGAGCCGGCACCGGAACAAGCCGGTGAGAACGCTGTGGAGCCGGTTCGACGCGTGCAGAGATTTCTGGAGAAACCGGAGCCGGCCCGAGCCGACGAAGCGATGCGGAACGGAGCTTTGTGGAATACTCTGGTATTGGCGGCGAAGGCGGAGGTGCTGTGGGAGTTGGGATGGCGATGTTTCCCCGAGATACTTGCGCGGTTTCAGCGGCTCGGCGATGCGATCGGCGGCCCGCGGGAGGCGGCGGTTTTGGCGGAGATTTATGAGGGGATGCCCCTCGCAAACTTCTCCGCCGACTTACTGCAGCGTATGCCGGAGGCCGTTGCGGTGCTGGAGCTTGACGGCGTTTTGTGGAGCGATTGGGGGAAGCCCGAGCGGATTGCTGAGACTCTGCGCCGGATCGACAAGCAGCCGGCCTTTCCGCCGTATTGCCTGGAACGTCCGTTTGCGCCGCATCCGCTGCCGCTCCAGGCGGAGGTCCGTTGGGCTTTGTAA
- a CDS encoding DUF2934 domain-containing protein encodes MKIGMSRKKRTGSSSPVNGAAPVPATGEDGVQARIAVRAYEIYMERGFREGHELDDWLEAERDVLGGQM; translated from the coding sequence ATGAAAATCGGGATGAGTCGAAAGAAACGAACAGGATCGTCGAGTCCGGTCAACGGAGCGGCCCCCGTACCTGCGACCGGAGAAGACGGCGTGCAGGCGCGGATCGCCGTGAGAGCGTACGAGATTTATATGGAGCGGGGCTTTCGGGAGGGGCACGAACTGGATGACTGGCTCGAGGCGGAACGTGATGTGCTTGGCGGTCAGATGTAA